The Phycisphaeraceae bacterium genome has a window encoding:
- a CDS encoding GTP cyclohydrolase I FolE2 — MSTRLHSQYPPHEPPVAGPVSLPDVQGASDRRQVFIDKVGVKDVTYPVTLKTPCGKGQTTVAKINMYVSLPAERKGTHMSRFLEVLNEYADGIRPDSIVEMCRSLRQRLDAANAHLEMEFTYFIRKLAPVTQQPGLMDYTVRFICEANGADDFIMSVTAPATSLCPCSKEISTFGAHNQRCLITADVRFSGSMWIEDLVELLEASASCEVYSVLKRPDEKFVTEEAYNNPKFVEDIVRDLAVALNRDDRILWYHIRSENFESIHSHNAYAEITFDKRG, encoded by the coding sequence ATGTCAACCCGGCTGCACAGCCAGTATCCCCCCCATGAGCCGCCCGTCGCCGGGCCGGTGTCCCTGCCCGACGTGCAGGGGGCCAGCGACCGCCGCCAGGTGTTCATCGACAAGGTGGGGGTGAAGGACGTGACCTACCCCGTCACGCTCAAGACGCCGTGCGGCAAGGGGCAGACCACGGTGGCGAAGATCAACATGTACGTCTCCCTGCCCGCGGAGCGGAAGGGGACGCACATGAGCCGCTTCCTCGAAGTGCTCAACGAGTACGCCGACGGCATCCGCCCGGATTCGATCGTGGAGATGTGCCGGTCATTGCGTCAGCGGCTGGATGCGGCCAACGCGCACTTGGAGATGGAGTTCACCTACTTCATCCGCAAGCTGGCCCCCGTGACCCAGCAGCCGGGGCTGATGGATTACACGGTGCGATTCATCTGCGAGGCCAACGGGGCGGACGACTTCATCATGAGTGTGACCGCCCCGGCCACGTCGCTCTGCCCGTGCTCGAAGGAAATCTCCACGTTCGGCGCCCACAACCAGCGGTGCCTCATCACGGCCGACGTGCGATTCAGCGGGTCGATGTGGATCGAGGATCTGGTGGAGCTGCTCGAAGCCAGCGCCAGTTGCGAGGTGTACTCGGTGCTCAAGCGGCCCGACGAGAAGTTCGTCACCGAAGAGGCGTACAACAACCCCAAGTTCGTCGAGGACATCGTCCGCGATCTGGCGGTGGCGCTCAACCGGGACGACCGCATCCTGTGGTACCACATCCGCAGCGAGAACTTCGAGTCAATCCATAGCCATAACGCCTACGCCGAGATCACCTTCGACAAGCGCGGTTGA